In Astyanax mexicanus isolate ESR-SI-001 chromosome 7, AstMex3_surface, whole genome shotgun sequence, the genomic stretch atggattgagagagagttcaacacagagtccagaccttaacctcattgagaatctttgggattttGCTGTTatgtatttagatttatttatttatttatttattttccagttaCAATCTGGAGACCAGCGGCTGGAATACGGTTCCAAGTGACAGTAGTCCAGCGCAGCAGTATGGACACTCTCTGGCATCAAATCAGGTGCATATAGTATAGGGTTCCTGTACTGTCCCCTTACAAACATACCACCCAGTGTGTTGTCACATGACCCCTCCGCATCCACTCTGAGACATGGAATCATCATGGAAGAGAGCAACTAGGCAGCACAAGTAGTTTCTACAAAAGAGAAATGCGTTTATTAAATAGGGAAAATATTTTGAATTAATCTTGATATGATTTTATGGTTATATTTCCCAGCACTGGTATTAAGGTCATGCTAGGGATTAACAGGGAAGGAACAGTAATatcaaacagaaataaaaatgatgTAAGATAAGTCAAATTAGGCCTTGGgccttatttttcacactataggacTAAgccactttaaataatttaattttcctaaaaatcagcagtgcaccttataatctgttgcaccTTTTGAATAAACTCTACagatcaggtattaaggagcagtaaagacactcaaatattacatttaaaattatttgttttattagtagGTATGGCAGGCCAGCATGTAAGTTTAATTTTTACAAGGACTAAACAACAAGCATACACATGCTGTACCTAtatccatatacacacacacacccctgtagTCCAAATGACTAAACAAGAGAGCCAATGAACAACTGTAGGAAACTACAACCAATAATCATATATATTTAGAGCAAATGCACACTCGAACTCAACATATAAATGTCCAGAAAAGTAATTTGATTAATTCTTTGAAGTATGTACAAATATATACAGCAGATCTTCCTTTTTTCCACCCATCTTTTTCTCACTGATTCATAGAAAAGGGACTTCTTTAACTCCATCCAGGTCATCTTCTTAATTATGCCCTTATCTCTGTATAGAGAGTATACTTTAGATGGGCAGTAAATGTATTTCACTGCCACTCCAGGGAAGCCTGTGTGAATGCGTGGGCTGTTTGTTCCCTGTTTCAGTTCCTTGTGGCAGAAAATGCAGCAGCAGCCTGTTTGTTGGGAATCtggcctttttctttcttttttccctccaCCCGTAACTTGGTGCCCACCAGCTCCCTCTGAAAAAATTCTGTCTCTGCAAATTGTTCAAAAGGCATTTTGGGGTTAAAGAGTCCCTCAGCAGCACGACTTTAATGCACCCTCCTTGAGCAATAGCACACAGGCCCTTATTGGAAGAAAAGGTGGATGAAGGATCCATCTGTCTCATATAGACACTTCAGCTGTTAACATGCAAGATAAGTCTTTGTCCGTGTTCTGCCCCTGTTGTCCGTGACTTGCCAACTCGACAGACAGGTAACACAGGTGGACTGGATAAAAGTAGGAAACAAAGGTATCTTTAATGTTTTACTTGTAAATCCAAATCCAACACCAATTTTTGAAATTGAAACAGAAACAATAAGTGCACCTCAACTCATCCATCACACTTTCAGATGACCTTCTTCTTGTAAGTCAGGAAAGCAGGCAGAATGTTGGTAAACCGCTTAGGCAGCTTCTTCAGCCATCGTGGATTGTCAGCAAACCAGTTCCTTGGACATGCTTTGCAGCAGAGTCGTGAGGACAATATATAATATTGACCGCTGGTGCCAACAATCAACCGAAGCCTGCCCACACCAGCAGAGACCACCTGCGGATGAGAACAGCCATTGAGACAAAATGTCTAATTTACTACTCAGCATTCTGAGAATATGGCTCAATAATCAAGCATGCATTCAAAGGGTTAGTACCAATTTGTTTTTAATACAAGACATATGAAGAGAATAATACATACTTGCCCTCATTGAAGTTGAAATCAGTTCATCATGGTAGAAATCATTTCATAGTCCTTAGGACAGTTAGTATAACACCAGCACACATTCATATTGTTTGAGACACAGGGCCAAAACACAAATAACAGAACAGTTTAAGGCAAGGTTCAGTTTTGGAGGACAATTCATTACGTAAAAAGGATGGTACTGCAGTCCTGAAACATTTTATGTCAAAAACCTGTTTTTGGTCCTGGTGTGACAGCAAGTGTTAGCACAGCATCTgttaacacacagacacagaaaaataaataggGGAGACATCAGACACTAAATATATACTCATGAACTCTGACATTGTCTCAGTGTAGTAGCTGTGTGCTTACAGCTCTCCATTTGTAGCTTAGAGGGGAAAATGCTCAACATTGCCTTCTCCAGctcttcatcctcctccatcACTGTGGTGCAGACAAGAATGAgagtgtacaatatatatatatatatatatatatatatatatatatatatatatatatatatgagaataaAGAACACTGTATTGCATTCACAAAGTAAGtgaataaaaatatgaataaaataatgtacCCAGGGGTTCAGCAGGTGTCCCTGTGGCGTGGTCAACAGAAGCCGATTGCTGCCTCTTCCTCAGGTACTGCTGAAGTTTGTACATACGTGTACCTACAACACAGCTCTTCCTAAGGACAAAGTCTGAGTATCCATCAGCTCTGCTTTCCCAAATCTCCTTCCAGGTGCTCTTAGCTCGAGATCCAAAGCCAACCAGCTGGTCATCTTCTGATGAGACCGCAGTGACTGCCACTCCACTGGCCTCATAGCGAAGAACAGACTGGATCTCTTTAAAACTGAGAGCATAATGGACAAATGACTGTAGGCTGTCCTTGCTATGCCCCTCAGTCACAGAAAGCCCTAAAGCCTCTTCCTTCTGGAGGTTCTTGATGAGGTACATAGTGTACCCTACATCATTCTCCAAAAGCCACTGAAAAGACTTGCCCTTATATTTCCCAAACTGCAGGATGTATTGTCCCAGCACCTCGTTCCTGTCTGACGCATCCCCTCCTCTCTGACGGACCACAGCCAGAGCTTTCTCCCGCACAAGGTCCTCCCTCATGGATGCAGTCTTGTCCTGCAGAGTGGGGTTGCCCTTAATGTGTTTGGCTTCTTTGGACGGCTCCTGGAGGAGAAATTCAAGTGGTCCCTTGTGTAACACAACATGGGGTTTCCCCCGGAAGAACACCACTTTCTTTTGCATCTACCACCTaccataaataaaaacacaattttaagtttatttcaaGAAAATATTGTAAGATGATACTTGTGACAAATACTGATTTTACAGGGATTTTTTCAAATCACATTTGGTAACCACGTAATTAGTAGtggaaagtaaaaaagtaaatgtatTGTGTTACTATAATCAAGTAGTTTATTTGAGTATCTTTACTGAAATATTTCCATTTTGGATGACAGATGGAATCTGTGGGGATGAGGTTAATACAAACAGTGACTGACCATCACATCAAAGCATCAGAGaacacagtatagtatagtaggaagcacagagagaacacagacacgAGGAGTAAAtcaactcaaaacgtacctttatttggCTTTAAACCCTTCACCACACCCAACAGAACTCAAATAAACATACCGCGGTCCAAACGGGGCTCTAGTCGTGTTCTTTAAAGTCTTTTTAGTGGTCCCTTTTGCCTCAGCCCTCCAATCACTAGCAAAGTGTCACAAGTGTGAACTGAGGTTGCGTTTTTATACCTGTTCCAGCTGGCTGCTCAATCAGCCCAGATGCAGATCAGCTGGGACAGGTAGGACTGTGCGTCACATACGTGTATGCAGTTCTAGACAGCATGTGTCTTGTttctaaataattgtttttacaaACAAATTTTATTTTTCATCCACCACTGCGTGCACGATCGTGCGGGTCAGGGTCATCATATAACAGGAAAGTGCATTAAGTTGTTTtacctcccgcgtggcaggcgagaattctaccactgaaccaccaatgcctgcttccaccctttacacatgtcatccaactgtgactgtacctggcacaattgaaatgtatcctgtgcactagcacaaacaaaaattatactgtgcattggccgggaatcgaacccgggcctcccgcgtggcaggcgagaattctaccactgaaccaccaatgcctgcttccgtTCTTTACACATGtaatccaactgtgactgtacctggcacaattgaaatgtatcctgtgcaccggcacaaacaaaaattatactgtgcattggccgggaatcgaacccgggcctcccgcgtggcaggcgagaattctaccactgaaccaccaatgcctgcttccaacctttacacatgtcatccaactgtgactgtaccttgcacaattgaaatgtatcctgtgcaccagcacaaacaaaagttatactgtgcattggccgggaatcgaacccaggcctcccgcgtggcaggcgagaattctaccactgaaccaccaatgcctgcttccaccctttacacatgtcatccaactgtgactgtacctggcacaattgaaatgtatcctgtgcactagcgcaaacaaaaattatactgtgcattggccgggaatcgaacccgggcctcccgcgtggcaggcgagaattctaccactgaaccaccaatgcctgcttccaacctttacacatgtcatccaactgtgactgtacctgccACAATccaaatgtatcctgtgcactagcACAAACAAATATTATACTGTGCATTGTCCgtgaatcgaacccgggcctcccgcgtggcaggcgagaattctaccactgaaccaccaatgcctgcttccaacctttacacatgtcatccaactgtgactgtacctggcacaatccaaatgtatcctgtgcactagcACAAACAaatatactgtgcattggccgggaatcgaacccgggtctcCCGCGTGGCAGgtgagaattctaccactgaaccaccaatgcctgcttccaaactttacacatgtcatccaactgtgactgtacctggcacaattgaaatgtatcctgtgcactggaACAAACAAAAATTGTattgtgcattggccgggaatcgaacccgggcctcccgcgtggcaggcgagaattctaccactgaaccaccaatgcctgcttccaccctttgcacatgtcatccaactgtgactgtaccttgcacaattgaaatgtatcctgtgcaccagcacaaacaaaaattatactgtgcattgggcGGGAATctaacccgggcctcccgcgtggcaggcgagaattctaccactgaaccaccaatgcctgcttccaaactttacacatgtcatccaactgtgactgtacctggcacaatgcaaatgtatcctgtgcactggcacaaacaaaaattatactgtgcattggccgggaatcgactcCAGCCCTCCGCGttgcaggcgagaattctacccctgaaccaccaatgcctgcttccaccctttacacatgtcatccaactgtgactgtacctggcacaattgaaatgtatcctgtgcactagcGCAAACAAAAATCATACTGTGCATTGGccaggaatcgaacccgggcctcccgcgtggcaggcgagaattctaccactgaaccaccaatgcctgcttccaccctttacacatgtcatccaactgtgactgtacctggcacaatgcaaatgtatcctgtgcactggcACAAACTAAAATTCTACTGTGCATttgccgggaatcgaacccgggcctcccgcgtggcaggcgagaattctaccactgaaccaccaatgcctgcttccaccctttacacatgtcatccgactgtgactgtacctggcacagttgaaatgtatcctgtgcaccagcacaaacaaaaattatactgtgcattggccgggaatcgaacccgggcctcccgcgtggcaggcgagaattctaccactgaaccaccaatgcctgcttccaacctttacacatgtcatccaactgtgactgtaccttgcacaattgaaatgtatcctgtgcaccagcacaaacaaaaattatactgtgcattggccgggaatcgaacccgggcctcccgcgtggcaggtgagaattctaccactgaaccaccaatgcctgcttccaacctttacacatgtcatccaactgtgactgtaccttgcacaattgaaatgtatcctgtgcaccagcacaaacaaaaattatactgtgcattggccgggaatcgactcCGGCcctccgcgtggcaggcgagaattctaccactgaaccaccaatgcctgcttccgccctttgcacatgtcatccaactgtgactgtacctggcacaattgaaatgtatcctgtgcaccagcacaaacaaaaattatactgtgcattggccgggaatcgaacccgggcctcccgcgtggcaggcgagaattctaccactgaaccaccaatgcctgcttccaccctttgcacatgtcatccaactgtgactgtagcttgcacaattgaaatgtatcctgtgcaccagcacaaacaaaagttatactgtgcattggccgggaatcgaacccgggcctcccgcgtggcaggcgagaattctaccactgaaccaccaatgcctgcttccaccctttgcacatgtcatccaactgtgactgtaccttgcacaattgaaatgtatcctgtgcaccagcacaaacaaaagttatactgtgcattggccgggaatcgaacccaggcctcccgcgtggcaggcgagaattctaccactgaaccaccaatgcctgcttccaccctttacacatgtcatccaacaaTGACTGTACatggcacaattgaaatgtatcctgtgcactggcacaaacaaacattatactgtgcattggccgggaatcgaacccgggcctcccgcgtggcaggcgagaattctaccactgaaccaccaatgcctgcttccaacctttacacatgtcatccaactgtgactgtaccttgcacaattgaaatgtatcctgtgcaccagcacaaacaaaaattatactgtgcattggccgggaatcgaacccgggcctcccgcgtggcaggcgagaattctaccactgaaccaccaatgcctgcttccaccctttacacatgtcatccaactgtgactgtacctggcacaattgaaatgtatcctgtgcactagcacaaacaaaaattatactgtgcattggccgggaatcgaacccgggcctcccgcgtggcaggcgagaattctaccactgaaccaccaatgccggCTTCCAAACTTTACacgtcatccaactgtgactgtacctggcacaatgcAAACGTATCCAGTGCactggcacaaacaaaaattatactgtgcattggccgggaatcgactccggcctcccgcgtggcagtcgagaattctaccactgaaccaccaatgcctgcttcaaaactttacacatgtcatccaactgtgactgtacctggcacaatgcaaatgtatcctgtgcactggcacaaacaaaaattatactgtgcattggccgggaatcgactcCGGCcctccgcgtggcaggcgagaattctaccactgaaccaccaacaaaaattatactgtgcattggccgggaatcgaacccgggcctcccgcgtggcaggcgagaattctaccactgaaccaccaatgcctgcttccaccctttgcacatgtcatccaactgtgactgtaccttgcacaattgaaatgtatcctgtgcaccagcacaaacaaaagttatactgtgcattggccgggaatcgaacccgggcctcccgcgtggcaggcgagaattctaccactgaaacaccaatgcctgcttccagcctttacacatgtcatccaactgtgactgtaccttgcacaattgaaatgtatcctgtgcaccagcacaaacaaaagttatactgtgcattggccgggaatcgaacccgggcctcccgcgtggcaggcgagaattctaccactgaaccaccaatgcctgcttccaccctttacacatgtcatccaactgtgactgtacctggcacaattgaaatgtatcctgtgcactagcgcaaacaaacattatactgtgcattggccgggaatcgaacccgggcctcccgcgtggcaggcaagaattctaccactgaaccaccaatgcctgcttccaccctttacacatgtcatccaactgtgactgtaccttgcacaattgaaatgtatcctgtgcaccagcacaaacaaaagttatactgtgcattggccgggaatcgaacccgggcctcccgcgtggcaggcgagaattctaccactgaaccaccaatgcctgcttccaccctttacacatgtcatccaactgtgactgtacctggcacaattgaaatgtatcctgtgcactagcgcaaacaaacattatactgtgcataggccgggaatcgaacccgggcctcccgcgtggcaggcaagaattctaccactgaaccaccaatgcctgcttccaccctttacacatgtcatccaactgtgactgtacctggcacaattgaaatgtatcctgtgcactagcgcaaacaaacattatactgtgcataggccgggaatcgaacccgggcctcccgcgtggcagacgagaattctaccactgaaccaccaatgcctgcttccaacctttacacatgtcatccaactgtgactgtagcttgcacaattgaaatgtatcctgtgcaccagcacaaacaaaaattatactgtgcattggccgggaatcgaacccgggcctcccgcgtggcaggcgagaattctaccactgaaccaccaatgcctgcttccaacctttacacatgtcatccaactgtgactgtaccttgcacaatttgaaatgtatcctgtgcaccagcacaaacaaaaattatactgtgcattggccgggaatcgaacccgggcctcccgcgtggcaggcgagaattctaccactgaaccaccaatgccggCTTCCAAACTttgcacatgtcatccaactgtgactgtaccttgcacaattgaaatgtatcctgtgcaccagcacaaacaaaaattatactgtgcattggccgggaatcgactcCGGCcctccgcgtggcaggcgagaattctaccactgaaccaccaacaaaaattatactgtgcattggccgggaatcgaacccgggcctcccgcgtggcaggcgagaattctaccactgaaccaccaatgcctgcttccaccctttgcacatgtcatccaactgtgactgtaccttgcacaattgaaatgtatcctgtgcaccagcacaaacaaaagttatactgtgcattggccgggaatcgaacccgggcctcccgcgtggcaggcgagaattctaccactgaaccaccaatgcctgcttccaccctttacacatgtcatccaacaaTGACTGTACatggcacaattgaaatgtatcctgtgcactagcGCAAACAAAAAtcatactgtgcattggccgggaatcgaacccgggcctcccgcgtggcaggcgagaattctaccactgaaccaccaatgcctgcttccaacctttacacatgtcatccaactgtgactgtaccttgcacaattgaaatgtatcctgtgcactagcGCAAACAAAAAtcatactgtgcattggccgggaatcgaacccgggcctcccgcgtggcaggcgacaattctaccactgaactaccaatgcctgcttccaccctttacacatgtcatccgactgtgactgtacctggcacaattgaaatgtatcctgtgcaccagcacaaacaaaagttatactgtgcattggccgggaatcgaacccgggcctcccgcgtggcaggcgagaattctaccactgaaccaccaatgcctgcttccaccctttacacatgtcatccgactgtgactgtaccttgcacaattgaaatgtatcctgtgcaccagcacaaacaaaaattatactgtgcattggccgggaatcgaacccgggcctcccgcgtggcaggcgagaattctaccactgaaccaccaacaaaaattacactgtgcattggccgggaatcgaacccgggactcccgcgtggcaggcgagaattctaccactgaaccaccaatgcctgcttccaccctttgcacatgtcatccaactgtgactgtaccttgcacaattgaaatgtatcctgtgcaccagcacaaacaaaagttatactgtgcattggccgggaatcgaacccgggcctcccgcgtggcaggcgagaattctaccactgaaccaccaatgcctgcttccaccctttacacatgtcatccaacaaTGACTGTACatggcacaattgaaatgtatcctgtgcactggcacaaacaaaaattatactgtgcattggccgggaatcgactcCGGCcctccgcgtggcaggcgagaattctaccactgaatcACCAACAAAAGTTATagtgtgcattggccgggaatcgaacccgggcctcccgcgtggcaggcgagaattctaccactgaaccaccaatgcctgcttccaccctttacacatgtcatccgactgtgactgtacctggcacaattgaaatgcatcctgtgcactggcacaaacaaacattatactgtgcattggccgggaatcgaacccgggcctcccgcgtggcaggcgagaattctaccactgaaccaccaatgcctgcttctaacctttacacatgtcatccaactgtgactgtaccttgcacaattgaaatgtatcctgtgcaccagcacaaacaaaaattatactgtgcattggccgggaatcgaacccgggcctcccgcgtggcaggcgagaattctaccactgaaccaccaatgccggCTTCCAAACTttgcacatgtcatccaactgtgactgtaccttgcacaattgaaatgtatcctgtgcaccagcacaaacaaaaattatactgtgcattggccgggaatcgactcCGGCcctccgcgtggcaggcgagaattctaccactgaaccaccaacaaaaattatactgtgcattggccgggaatcgaacccgggcctcccgcgtggcaggcgagaattctaccactgaaccaccaatgcctgcttccaccctttgcacatgtcatccaactgtgactgtaccttgcacaattgaaatgtatcctgtgcaccagcacaaacaaaagttatactgtgcattggccgggaatcgaacccgggcctcccgcgtggcaggcgagaattctaccactgaaccaccaatgcctgcttccaccctttacacatgtcatccaacaaTGACTGTACatggcacaattgaaatgtatcctgtgcactagcGCAAACAAAAAtcatactgtgcattggccgggaatcgaacccgggcctcccgcgtggcaggcgagaattctaccactgaaccaccaatgcctgcttccaacctttacacatgtcatccaactgtgactgtaccttgcacaattgaaatgtatcctgtgcactagcGCAAACAAAAAtcatactgtgcattggccgggaatcgaacccgggcctcccgcgtggcaggcgagaattctaccactgaactaccaatgcctgcttccaccctttacacatgtcatccgactgtgactgtacctggcacaattgaaatgtatcctgtgcaccagcacaaacaaaagttatactgtgcattggccgggaatcgaacccgggcctcccgcgtggcaggcgagaattctaccactgaaccaccaatgcctgcttccaccctttacacatgtcatccgactgtgactgtaccttgcacaattgaaatgtatcctgtgcaccagcacaaacaaaaattatactgtgcattggccgggaatcgaacccgggcctcccgcgtggcaggcgagaattctaccactgaaccaccaatgcctgcttccaccctttacacatgtcatccaactgtgactgtacctggcacaattgaaatgtatcctgtgcactagcacaaacaaaaattatactgtgcattggccgggaatcgaacccgggcctcccgcgtggcaggcgagaattctaccactgaaccaccaatgccggCTTCCAAACTTTACacgtcatccaactgtgactgtacctggcacaatgcaaacgtatcctgtgcactggcacaaacaaaaattatactgtgcattggccgggaatcgactccggcctcccgcgtggcaggcgagaattctaccactgaaccaccaatgcctgcttcaaaactttacacatgtcatccaactgtgactgtacctggcacaatgcaaatgtatcctgtgcactggcacaaacaaaaattatactgtgcattggccgggaatcgactcCGGCcctccgcgtggcaggcgagaattctaccactgaaccaccaacaaaaattatactgtgcattggccgggaatcgaacccgggcctcccgcgtggcaggcgagaattctaccactgaaccaccaatgcctgcttccaccctttgcacatgtcatccaactgtgactgtaccttgcacaattgaaatgtatcctgtgcaccagcacaaacaaaagttatactgtgcattggccgggaatcgaacccgggcctcccgcgtggcaggcgagaattctaccactgaaccaccaatgcctgcttccaccctttacacatgtcatccgactgtgactgtacctggcacaattgaaatgtatcctgtgcactggcacaaacaaacattatactgtgcattggccgggaatcaaacccgggcctcccgcgtggcaggcgagaattctaccactgaaccaccaatgcctgcttccaacctttacacatgtcatccaactgtgactgtaccttgcacaattgaaatgtatcctgtgcaccagcacaaacaaaaattatactgtgcattggccgggaatcg encodes the following:
- the LOC125802983 gene encoding uncharacterized protein LOC125802983, which translates into the protein MQKKVVFFRGKPHVVLHKGPLEFLLQEPSKEAKHIKGNPTLQDKTASMREDLVREKALAVVRQRGGDASDRNEVLGQYILQFGKYKGKSFQWLLENDVGYTMYLIKNLQKEEALGLSVTEGHSKDSLQSFVHYALSFKEIQSVLRYEASGVAVTAVSSEDDQLVGFGSRAKSTWKEIWESRADGYSDFVLRKSCVVGTRMYKLQQYLRKRQQSASVDHATGTPAEPLVMEEDEELEKAMLSIFPSKLQMESCKHTATTLRQCQSS